A region of Streptomyces sp. NBC_01750 DNA encodes the following proteins:
- a CDS encoding polysaccharide deacetylase family protein, whose amino-acid sequence MPGNRTKAKVTAALAVAILALTLGGCSMETTSPAAARSHAASDAKPPSAAGVDCGRAKCIALTFDAGPGKDTAQLLDTLKEKKVHATFFLLGKNHVLKHPDMADEGHEVANHTWSHRRLDELSADGIREELSRTQEAIAKITGRRPTLMRPPQGRISDDVTRVSRELGLAQILWSATAKDFPTTDSELIKSRILDQAGRDGIILLHDIYDGTVPAVPGVIDELKKRGYTFVTVPQLLAPGKANPGEVYRP is encoded by the coding sequence ATGCCCGGAAACAGGACGAAAGCGAAGGTCACCGCCGCGCTCGCGGTCGCCATCCTGGCGCTGACACTCGGCGGGTGTTCGATGGAGACCACCTCACCGGCCGCCGCCAGGAGCCACGCGGCATCCGACGCCAAGCCGCCGTCCGCCGCGGGCGTCGACTGCGGCAGGGCCAAGTGCATAGCCCTGACCTTCGACGCCGGACCCGGCAAGGACACGGCCCAACTCCTGGACACCCTCAAGGAGAAGAAGGTTCACGCGACCTTCTTCCTGCTGGGCAAGAACCATGTGCTCAAGCACCCGGACATGGCCGACGAGGGCCATGAGGTGGCCAATCACACCTGGTCGCACCGCCGGCTCGACGAGCTGAGCGCCGACGGAATACGCGAAGAGCTCTCCCGTACGCAGGAGGCCATCGCGAAGATCACCGGCCGCAGGCCCACGCTGATGCGCCCGCCGCAGGGCCGTATCAGCGACGACGTCACCAGGGTCAGCCGGGAGCTCGGCCTCGCCCAGATCCTGTGGAGCGCCACCGCCAAGGACTTCCCCACCACCGACTCCGAACTCATCAAGAGCCGGATACTCGACCAGGCGGGGCGCGACGGCATCATCCTGCTGCACGACATCTACGACGGAACGGTGCCCGCCGTGCCCGGAGTCATCGACGAGCTGAAGAAGCGCGGCTACACCTTCGTCACCGTGCCCCAGCTGCTCGCGCCCGGCAAGGCCAACCCCGGTGAGGTGTACCGCCCCTGA